The following proteins are encoded in a genomic region of Ailuropoda melanoleuca isolate Jingjing chromosome 10, ASM200744v2, whole genome shotgun sequence:
- the UFSP1 gene encoding inactive Ufm1-specific protease 1, translated as MGDKPPGFRGSQSWIGCVEASLCLDHFGGPQGRLCHVPRGAGLQGELERLYSHFAGGGGPVMVGGDADAQSKALLGVCLCPGTEAYVLVLDPHFWGAPKNPSELQAAGWVGWREVGTAFDCNSFYNLCLTNCNSQK; from the coding sequence ATGGGTGACAAGCCCCCCGGGTTCCGGGGCTCCCAGAGCTGGATCGGTTGTGTAGAAGCCAGCCTCTGCCTCGACCACTTCGGAGGGCCCCAGGGGCGGCTGTGTCACGTACCCCGTGGAGCAGGGCTTCAGGGGGAACTGGAGAGGCTTTACTCCCACTTCGCAGGGGGCGGGGGGCCTGTAATGGTTGGCGGGGACGCAGATGCCCAGTCCAAGGCCTTGCTGGGAGTCTGCCTGTGTCCAGGCACGGAAGCCTACGTTCTGGTATTGGACCCTCACTTCTGGGGTGCTCCGAAAAATCCCAGTGAACTACAGGCAGCTGGGTGGGTGGGATGGAGAGAGGTAGGCACAGCCTTTGACTGCAACTCCTTCTACAACCTGTGTTTGACCAACTGCAACTCCCAGAAGTAG